In the genome of Desulfocurvus vexinensis DSM 17965, one region contains:
- a CDS encoding ABC transporter substrate-binding protein — translation MTVLRQFFAAALLLLALAPPLPARAGGEIVLGMSAAFSGPTRGLGIELYRGAQACFAGVNAAGGVHGRTIAIRALDDRYAPDPAIENAITFAEQGDVFALFGQVGTPTATRVLPLLRRYQGRGLYLLFPLTGAEPLRQPPYDRWVFNLRASYAQEARGLVDNFVRQGRTRIAVLHQADAYGRAGWDGVRKALARFDLAIAAEASHARSAGPDADMGPQVDIIAQGHPDAVVAVGSSEACAAFVRHARDKGLDVPVAVLSFAGAEHLTALLLRAGKAAGRDYTADLVLSQAVPSHADPALPAGAAYHQAMERFAPPPPATLVGDDYEPLPYSLASFEGYLAARLFVEALRRMGPDPHPRMLPEAMRGLAGFDLGVGEPVGFGPASNQALSRVHFVAVEQGRLVPVKDFARWRK, via the coding sequence ATGACCGTCCTGCGCCAGTTTTTCGCCGCCGCCCTGCTGCTGCTCGCCCTGGCCCCGCCCCTGCCGGCCCGGGCGGGAGGGGAGATCGTGCTGGGCATGTCGGCGGCCTTCAGCGGGCCCACCCGGGGCCTGGGCATCGAACTGTACCGGGGGGCGCAGGCCTGCTTCGCCGGGGTCAACGCCGCAGGCGGCGTGCATGGCCGGACCATCGCCATCCGCGCCCTGGACGACCGCTACGCTCCGGACCCGGCCATCGAGAACGCCATCACCTTCGCCGAGCAGGGCGACGTGTTCGCGCTGTTCGGGCAGGTGGGCACGCCCACGGCCACCCGCGTGCTGCCCCTGCTGCGCCGCTACCAGGGCCGGGGCCTGTACCTGCTCTTCCCCCTCACCGGGGCCGAGCCCCTGCGCCAGCCGCCCTACGACCGCTGGGTGTTCAACCTGCGCGCCTCCTACGCCCAGGAGGCCCGGGGACTGGTGGACAATTTCGTGCGCCAGGGCCGCACGCGCATCGCCGTGCTGCACCAGGCCGACGCCTACGGCCGCGCGGGCTGGGACGGGGTGCGCAAGGCCCTGGCGCGCTTCGACCTGGCCATCGCCGCCGAGGCCAGCCACGCCCGGAGCGCGGGTCCCGACGCGGACATGGGCCCCCAGGTGGACATCATCGCCCAGGGGCACCCCGACGCAGTGGTCGCGGTGGGGTCCTCCGAGGCTTGCGCGGCCTTCGTGCGCCATGCGCGCGACAAGGGCCTGGACGTGCCCGTGGCCGTGCTCTCCTTCGCCGGAGCCGAACACCTGACGGCGCTGCTGTTGCGTGCGGGCAAGGCCGCCGGGCGCGACTACACCGCCGACCTCGTGCTCTCCCAGGCCGTGCCCAGCCACGCCGACCCCGCGCTGCCCGCCGGGGCCGCCTACCACCAAGCCATGGAGCGCTTCGCGCCGCCGCCCCCGGCCACGCTGGTGGGCGACGACTACGAGCCCCTGCCCTACAGCCTGGCGTCCTTCGAGGGCTACCTGGCGGCACGGTTGTTCGTGGAGGCCCTGCGGCGCATGGGGCCGGACCCGCACCCGCGCATGCTGCCCGAGGCCATGCGCGGGCTGGCCGGATTCGACCTGGGGGTGGGCGAACCCGTGGGCTTCGGCCCGGCCAGCAACCAGGCCCTGTCACGGGTCCACTTCGTCGCCGTGGAGCAGGGCCGTCTGGTCCCGGTCAAGGACTTCGCACGGTGGCGCAAATGA
- a CDS encoding tetratricopeptide repeat protein codes for MPLPRPLCAALALAALLLALAGPAPAQPSAQVQDTARNTTQDTPGPVQAARRAQQALEAGDARAALELADQALQGGLSGDENRAVTLKIRGAARQLLGDLPGALADYSQAVTVAPHYPEAFNNRGAAFLELGDAQAARADFDRALDLRPDYALARFNLARAALELGEAPLAARELTILLAHAGPDPAAFFLRGRARQAMGLAGPAMEDYAAALELDPGAPEPRLARGGLRLAAGDPAGALEDFDHAANGVPDRAVLHFNRAVALERLGRAAEAEAAYSEALRIDPDLPDARNNRGALRSLAGRHAQALEDLDHALRLVPAFVPALVNRAAAHEALGNPAAAMADLDRARALAPGLPGLDANRARLALTHNDFSAAAQAFAAVLERDPADAAALLGRARARLLAGDAQGAAADCAALLDAAPGAGPRAEALLLRGQARFLAGDFAGADADLDAHLAARPGALRPALWRHFARLRAGLQAAPPEARCAGNDWPCPLLLLARGELAAQELERRAGADPARQCEARFFAGQAQLVRGDAVQAVRLFQAAQQTRRPDLPEYHGAQAELRRLGF; via the coding sequence ATGCCCCTGCCCCGCCCGCTGTGCGCCGCCCTGGCCCTTGCCGCCCTGCTGCTGGCCCTGGCCGGACCGGCCCCCGCCCAGCCTTCCGCCCAGGTCCAGGACACCGCCCGGAACACCACCCAGGACACCCCCGGGCCCGTGCAGGCCGCGCGCCGCGCCCAGCAGGCTCTGGAGGCGGGAGACGCCCGCGCAGCCCTGGAACTGGCCGACCAGGCCCTGCAAGGCGGGCTGAGCGGCGACGAGAACCGCGCCGTGACCCTGAAAATCCGGGGCGCCGCGCGCCAGCTGCTGGGCGACCTGCCCGGGGCCCTGGCCGACTATTCCCAGGCCGTGACCGTGGCCCCGCACTACCCCGAGGCCTTCAACAACCGGGGCGCGGCCTTCCTGGAGCTGGGCGACGCCCAGGCCGCCCGGGCCGACTTCGACCGCGCCCTGGACCTGCGCCCGGACTACGCCCTGGCCCGCTTCAACTTGGCCCGCGCCGCCCTGGAACTGGGCGAGGCGCCCCTGGCCGCGCGCGAGCTGACCATCCTGCTGGCCCACGCGGGCCCGGACCCGGCGGCCTTCTTCCTGCGCGGGCGCGCCCGGCAGGCCATGGGCCTGGCCGGCCCGGCCATGGAGGACTACGCCGCCGCCCTGGAGCTGGACCCCGGCGCCCCGGAACCGCGTCTGGCCCGGGGGGGGCTGCGCCTGGCTGCGGGCGACCCGGCGGGCGCCCTGGAGGATTTCGACCACGCCGCCAACGGCGTGCCGGACCGGGCCGTGCTGCACTTCAACCGCGCCGTGGCCCTGGAGCGCCTGGGCCGGGCCGCCGAGGCCGAGGCCGCCTACTCCGAGGCCCTGCGCATCGACCCCGACCTGCCCGACGCGCGCAACAACCGGGGCGCCCTGCGCAGCCTGGCCGGGCGCCACGCCCAGGCCCTGGAGGACCTGGACCACGCCCTGCGTCTGGTCCCGGCCTTCGTCCCGGCCCTGGTCAACCGCGCTGCGGCTCACGAGGCCCTGGGCAACCCCGCCGCCGCCATGGCCGACCTGGACCGCGCCCGGGCCCTGGCGCCCGGGCTGCCCGGCCTGGACGCCAACCGCGCCCGGCTGGCCCTGACGCACAACGATTTTTCCGCCGCCGCCCAGGCCTTTGCCGCCGTGCTGGAACGCGACCCCGCCGACGCGGCGGCCCTGCTGGGCCGGGCCCGGGCCCGGCTGCTCGCGGGCGACGCCCAGGGCGCCGCAGCCGACTGCGCGGCCCTGCTGGACGCCGCCCCCGGCGCGGGCCCGCGCGCCGAGGCCCTGCTGCTGCGCGGCCAGGCCCGCTTCCTGGCCGGGGATTTCGCCGGGGCCGACGCCGACCTGGACGCGCATCTGGCGGCCCGGCCCGGCGCCCTGCGCCCGGCCCTGTGGCGGCACTTCGCGCGGCTGCGCGCCGGGCTTCAGGCTGCGCCCCCCGAGGCCCGCTGCGCGGGCAACGACTGGCCCTGCCCCCTGCTGCTGCTGGCGCGCGGCGAATTGGCCGCCCAGGAGCTGGAACGCCGCGCCGGGGCGGACCCGGCCCGACAGTGCGAGGCCCGCTTCTTCGCCGGGCAGGCACAGCTGGTGCGCGGCGACGCGGTACAGGCCGTGCGCCTGTTCCAGGCCGCGCAGCAGACCCGGCGCCCGGACCTGCCCGAGTACCACGGCGCCCAGGCCGAGCTGCGCCGCCTGGGCTTCTAG
- a CDS encoding FAD-dependent oxidoreductase: MSETSPNKAAEEKDWYLPEDSRAHLREVFAGMQDEVALEAYTRAGENEPYAEAMTLLLRDMARLGEKIHVSFHDADSEQAARRKVTRAPTLLVAPDRVAIRYTGAPLGEEARVLIETVLLAAAGRSGLSEISRQVLAELEEPREVRVFISPTCPYCPGQVSNAFRAALERPGLVSAECIETGENQDLAARYEASALPLTVINETFRQKGLLPEERFAIELAALKTVEELFEALDAGGVQGVVGDILRQARGAEAGPGADGGAEVYDVVVAGAGPAGLTAAIYTERSGLKTLVLEKGAIGGQVLLTPEVENYPGFKHVGGLKLMEMIAEQARGYCTIHEGEPVEEVKLGRMVEVVTPRGRYLAKALVLATGSSAKLLGVPGEQRLFGRGVSVCASCDGWAYKGREVIMVGGGNTALTEALHLKNMGVGVTIVHRRAAFRAERHLQNGVEKAGIPVLWNTVVEEFVAGADGLAAVRLRNVADGSERELKVDGAFLAIGWNPNTGIAQQLGVRLDEYGCITVDRGMRTNIPRVYACGDVIGGVQQIATAVGEGATAALAVFEDITNPYWLRPEEEARG; this comes from the coding sequence ATGAGCGAGACGAGCCCGAACAAGGCCGCCGAGGAAAAGGACTGGTACCTGCCCGAGGACAGCCGCGCCCACCTGCGCGAAGTGTTCGCGGGCATGCAGGACGAGGTGGCCCTGGAGGCCTACACCCGGGCCGGGGAGAACGAGCCCTACGCCGAGGCCATGACCCTGCTGCTGCGCGACATGGCGCGCCTGGGCGAGAAGATCCACGTCAGCTTCCACGACGCGGACTCCGAGCAGGCCGCCCGGCGCAAGGTGACCCGCGCGCCGACCCTGCTGGTGGCGCCGGACCGCGTCGCCATCCGCTACACCGGGGCGCCCCTGGGCGAGGAGGCCCGGGTGCTCATCGAGACGGTGCTGCTGGCCGCGGCGGGGCGCAGCGGGCTGTCGGAGATTTCGCGCCAGGTGCTGGCCGAGCTGGAGGAGCCGCGCGAGGTCCGGGTCTTCATCAGCCCCACCTGCCCCTACTGCCCGGGGCAGGTGTCCAACGCCTTCCGCGCGGCCCTGGAACGCCCGGGGCTGGTCAGCGCCGAATGCATCGAGACCGGCGAGAACCAGGACCTGGCCGCGCGCTACGAGGCCTCGGCCCTGCCGCTGACGGTCATCAACGAGACCTTCCGCCAGAAGGGGCTCCTGCCCGAGGAGCGCTTCGCCATTGAGCTGGCGGCGCTGAAGACCGTGGAAGAGCTGTTCGAGGCCCTGGACGCCGGGGGCGTGCAGGGCGTGGTGGGCGATATCCTGCGCCAGGCGCGCGGCGCCGAGGCCGGGCCCGGGGCCGACGGGGGCGCCGAGGTCTACGATGTGGTGGTGGCCGGGGCCGGGCCCGCCGGGCTGACCGCCGCCATCTACACCGAGCGCAGCGGCCTGAAGACCCTGGTGCTGGAAAAGGGCGCCATCGGCGGGCAGGTGCTGCTGACCCCCGAGGTGGAGAACTACCCCGGCTTCAAGCACGTGGGCGGGCTGAAGCTCATGGAGATGATCGCCGAGCAGGCCCGGGGCTATTGCACCATCCACGAGGGCGAGCCCGTGGAGGAGGTCAAGCTCGGGCGCATGGTGGAGGTGGTCACCCCGCGCGGGCGCTACCTGGCCAAGGCCCTGGTCCTGGCCACGGGCTCCAGCGCCAAGCTGCTGGGGGTGCCCGGCGAGCAGCGCCTCTTTGGCCGGGGGGTCAGCGTGTGCGCCTCGTGCGACGGCTGGGCCTACAAGGGCCGCGAGGTGATCATGGTCGGCGGCGGCAACACCGCCCTGACCGAGGCCCTGCACCTGAAGAACATGGGCGTGGGCGTGACCATCGTCCACCGCCGGGCCGCCTTCCGCGCCGAGCGCCACCTGCAGAACGGCGTGGAGAAGGCGGGCATCCCCGTGCTCTGGAACACCGTGGTCGAGGAGTTCGTGGCCGGGGCGGACGGGTTGGCCGCCGTGCGCCTGCGCAATGTGGCCGACGGCAGCGAGCGCGAGCTGAAGGTGGACGGCGCGTTTCTGGCCATCGGCTGGAACCCGAACACGGGCATTGCCCAGCAGCTTGGGGTGCGCCTGGACGAATACGGCTGCATCACGGTGGACCGCGGCATGCGCACCAACATCCCGCGCGTGTACGCCTGCGGCGATGTCATCGGCGGGGTGCAGCAGATCGCCACCGCCGTGGGCGAGGGCGCCACGGCGGCCCTGGCCGTGTTCGAGGACATCACCAACCCCTACTGGCTGCGGCCCGAGGAAGAGGCCAGGGGCTAG
- a CDS encoding radical SAM protein yields the protein MDHQGTIIRPPNEAGSILLQVAVGCPHGACTFCGAYHGHPYRPKDMVTVADDVDHAARHCQDQRRVFLCGGDALALPAARLLEVLALVRARLPWVTRVGAYASARSLAARTDGELRALRQAGLATVYMGLESGDDAVLARVRKGADSAAIVAQGQRARAAGLRLNVTVLLGLAGEEGAQAHARATGAALTAMQPDHVGALTLMLVPGTALFADAARGAFALPGPMAMLAELRTLLEHTRLERGQFLTDHASNHLALRVRLPGGRAEALERIDAALAGRVPLRQRRGL from the coding sequence GTGGACCATCAGGGCACCATCATCCGCCCGCCCAACGAGGCGGGCAGCATCCTGCTCCAGGTGGCCGTGGGCTGCCCGCACGGGGCCTGCACCTTCTGCGGGGCCTACCACGGCCACCCCTACCGGCCCAAGGACATGGTCACCGTGGCGGACGACGTGGACCACGCCGCGCGCCACTGCCAGGACCAGCGCCGGGTTTTCCTGTGCGGGGGCGACGCCCTGGCCCTGCCCGCCGCGCGGCTTTTGGAGGTGCTGGCCCTGGTGCGCGCGCGGCTGCCGTGGGTCACCCGGGTCGGGGCCTACGCCAGCGCGCGCTCCCTGGCCGCCCGCACGGACGGCGAGCTGCGCGCCCTGCGCCAGGCCGGGCTGGCCACGGTGTACATGGGCCTGGAGTCGGGCGATGACGCCGTGCTGGCCCGGGTGCGCAAGGGCGCGGACAGCGCGGCCATCGTGGCCCAGGGGCAGCGGGCGCGTGCCGCCGGGCTGCGCCTGAATGTCACCGTGCTGCTGGGCCTGGCCGGGGAAGAGGGCGCCCAGGCCCACGCCCGGGCCACGGGCGCCGCGCTCACGGCCATGCAGCCCGACCACGTGGGCGCGCTGACCCTGATGCTCGTGCCCGGGACGGCGCTGTTTGCCGACGCCGCGCGCGGGGCGTTCGCCCTGCCCGGGCCCATGGCCATGCTGGCCGAGCTGCGCACCCTGCTGGAGCACACCCGCCTGGAGCGCGGGCAGTTCCTGACCGATCATGCCTCCAACCACCTGGCCCTGCGGGTGCGCCTGCCCGGGGGCAGGGCCGAAGCCCTGGAGCGCATCGACGCCGCCCTGGCCGGGCGGGTGCCCCTGCGCCAGCGGCGCGGGCTGTAG
- a CDS encoding GntR family transcriptional regulator: MTEGNTVIHRRVLRDEVADYLVDAILSGAFRPGEKIVETRISKELQVSQGAVREAIRDLIAQGFLETEPYKGTRVREFSPEELGDYYAVRIALEKRAVQWARERQASGELDLTELRAIAAKMHQCAASGDTKNLRKLDIDFHKALVRASGNAFLLRAWESLGNYYWACLGIHYGAKGIHPARQASLHDDLLAVLEGQDMAAVGGAIEEHFADIRKLFGQ, translated from the coding sequence ATGACCGAAGGCAATACCGTTATCCACCGCCGCGTGCTGCGCGACGAAGTGGCCGATTATCTTGTCGATGCCATCCTGAGCGGCGCGTTCCGCCCGGGCGAGAAGATCGTGGAAACGCGCATCTCCAAGGAGCTCCAGGTCAGCCAGGGCGCCGTGCGCGAGGCCATCCGCGACCTCATCGCCCAGGGTTTCCTGGAAACCGAGCCCTACAAGGGCACCCGGGTGCGCGAGTTCTCCCCCGAGGAGCTGGGCGACTACTACGCCGTGCGCATCGCCCTGGAGAAGCGGGCCGTGCAGTGGGCCCGCGAGCGCCAGGCCTCGGGCGAGTTGGACCTGACCGAGCTGCGGGCCATCGCCGCCAAGATGCACCAGTGCGCCGCCTCCGGCGACACCAAGAACCTGCGCAAGCTGGACATCGACTTCCACAAGGCCCTGGTGCGCGCCTCGGGCAACGCCTTCCTGCTGCGGGCCTGGGAGTCCCTGGGCAACTACTACTGGGCCTGCCTGGGCATCCACTACGGTGCCAAAGGCATCCATCCCGCCCGCCAGGCCTCGCTGCACGACGACCTGCTGGCCGTGCTCGAAGGCCAGGACATGGCCGCCGTGGGCGGGGCCATCGAGGAGCACTTCGCCGACATCCGCAAGCTCTTCGGCCAATAG
- a CDS encoding diguanylate cyclase domain-containing protein translates to MTDQRRKVLLVDDSPLNITILGEALAKDYEIAVATNGADALVMAAGPRPPDLILLDIIMPGMDGMEVCAALKADPLTSDVPVIFITAMTTEEDETRGLAAGAVDYITKPFSIPIVKARVRTHVELKAQRDLLRELSTIDGLTGIANRRRLDEFCAREWKRAQRAGAPLSVVMADIDHFKAYNDTYGHAAGDDCLRAVAQALGRAVQRPTDLVARYGGEEFAAVLPDTDAQGARHIAEAMRQAVADLALEHTASSVAAHVTISAGTATAVAASGATLEGLFAAADERLYAAKQQGRNRVEAGPGAD, encoded by the coding sequence ATGACCGACCAACGCCGCAAGGTGCTCCTCGTGGACGACTCCCCGCTGAACATCACCATCCTCGGGGAAGCCCTGGCCAAGGACTACGAAATCGCCGTGGCCACCAACGGCGCCGACGCCCTGGTCATGGCCGCCGGGCCGCGCCCGCCGGACCTGATCCTGCTGGACATCATCATGCCGGGCATGGACGGCATGGAGGTCTGCGCGGCCCTGAAGGCCGACCCGCTGACCAGCGACGTCCCGGTGATCTTCATCACCGCCATGACCACCGAGGAGGACGAGACCAGGGGCCTGGCCGCCGGGGCCGTGGACTACATCACCAAGCCCTTCAGCATCCCCATCGTCAAGGCCCGGGTGCGCACCCATGTGGAGCTCAAGGCCCAGCGCGACCTGCTGCGCGAGTTGTCCACCATCGACGGACTGACCGGCATCGCCAACCGCCGCCGCCTGGACGAGTTCTGCGCCCGGGAGTGGAAGCGCGCCCAGCGCGCGGGGGCGCCCCTGTCGGTGGTCATGGCCGACATCGACCACTTCAAGGCCTACAACGACACCTACGGCCACGCCGCGGGCGATGACTGCCTGCGGGCCGTGGCCCAGGCCCTGGGGCGGGCCGTCCAGCGCCCCACCGACCTCGTGGCCCGCTACGGCGGCGAGGAGTTCGCCGCCGTGCTGCCGGACACCGACGCCCAGGGCGCCCGGCACATCGCCGAGGCCATGCGCCAGGCCGTGGCCGATCTGGCCCTGGAGCACACGGCCTCCAGCGTGGCCGCCCATGTGACCATCAGCGCAGGCACGGCCACGGCAGTGGCCGCCTCCGGGGCGACCCTGGAAGGGCTGTTCGCCGCTGCCGACGAACGGCTCTACGCAGCCAAGCAGCAGGGCCGCAACCGGGTCGAGGCCGGCCCCGGCGCAGACTGA
- a CDS encoding CHASE domain-containing protein has protein sequence MSAPSAPSGPGPGARPSGPRAPLRASSLPVALAAVIGVALSVAAFVSIELRERHVVRQEFASAAQGMFTNVRKSTDQALLLTEALHSFFNVSENISRNDFAGFVLGTGDYLTGIQALQWLPRIARAERPAYEARVRAEGLEGYRITEQDAQGNLVPAGERDEYFPIHYVQPRAGNEAVRGFDAQSKPTPGEPRLAARDSGELRASGRFTLIQETGRQFGLILVRAVYERHAPTATLQDRRRNLRGYIQLVLRGGDFLESSMTSAKARGLALSMHDMSAPENERFLHAFQAEDIDLDHPPQGLVAVRDMDIGGRIWRVTCLARPEFLALFSTRYSYLAGGGGLLLTAALCAYLLAILDQNRRTNALVALRTAELHQAKEQADKASQAKSDFLANMSHEIRTPLNGIIGLTELALRTGLSPRQQDYLRKIDQSSRLLLGIINDILDFSRIEAGRLATERIAFRLDELTERVHAQFSERMAAKGLLFSVELAPGLPALASGDPLRLEQVLVNLVGNALKFTAHGSVTLRVDPAPSGAPPGGVRFCIEDTGIGIAHGDLAGIFESFTQADPSITRQYGGSGLGLAISRGLVEMMGGTITVQSAPGRGSTFCVIVPLPGAEGGEGRSGPRPAAAPPAPDAAARAGLSGRVLLVEDNPINQQVATELLAAEGLVVDVAENGARALEMLARSPGYGAVFMDVQMPVMDGYAATRAIRATPGLEGLPIVAMTAHAMADDRQRCLDAGMDDYLAKPLDVGEVRRVLRRWAAGEERAPAIPGAAPPPAAPGLDLPAALERLGGNAALLHKLLDDFFTAHGDASGAIARSLGAGDREAALREAHTVKGVAANLGLMAVAESAAALEADLKAPRAREAGLDALADALRLARDRTRELAPAPASPPPAGAPGPQETPGDPGALLEAVAGLVASHDFTAARAAAGLRPALRAAGLDAQAQSLEDALARYDYHAAAAAIEALRARILPPQENGQ, from the coding sequence ATGTCCGCTCCGTCCGCTCCGTCCGGCCCGGGCCCCGGCGCCCGCCCGTCCGGCCCCCGCGCCCCGCTGCGCGCCAGCTCCCTGCCCGTGGCCCTGGCGGCGGTCATCGGGGTCGCCCTGTCCGTGGCGGCCTTCGTCAGTATCGAGCTACGCGAGCGTCATGTCGTACGCCAGGAATTCGCCAGCGCGGCCCAGGGCATGTTCACCAACGTGCGCAAGAGCACCGACCAGGCCCTGCTGCTCACCGAGGCCCTGCACAGCTTCTTCAACGTCAGCGAAAATATTTCACGCAATGATTTCGCTGGCTTCGTCCTTGGCACTGGGGACTACCTGACGGGCATCCAGGCCCTGCAGTGGCTGCCCAGGATCGCCCGCGCCGAGCGCCCGGCCTACGAGGCCCGGGTCCGGGCCGAGGGCCTGGAGGGCTACCGCATCACCGAGCAGGACGCCCAGGGCAACCTCGTGCCCGCAGGCGAACGCGACGAGTACTTCCCCATCCACTACGTCCAGCCCCGGGCCGGAAACGAGGCCGTGCGCGGCTTCGACGCCCAGTCCAAGCCCACCCCGGGCGAACCGCGCCTGGCCGCCCGCGACAGCGGCGAGCTGCGCGCCTCGGGCCGCTTCACCCTCATCCAGGAGACGGGCCGCCAGTTCGGGCTGATCCTGGTGCGCGCCGTCTACGAGCGCCACGCCCCCACAGCCACGCTGCAGGACCGCCGGCGCAACCTGCGCGGCTACATCCAGCTCGTGCTGCGCGGGGGCGACTTCCTCGAATCGTCCATGACCTCGGCCAAGGCCCGGGGTCTGGCCCTGTCCATGCACGACATGAGCGCCCCCGAAAATGAGCGCTTCCTGCACGCCTTCCAGGCCGAAGACATCGACCTCGACCACCCCCCCCAGGGGCTGGTGGCCGTCCGCGACATGGACATCGGCGGGCGCATCTGGCGCGTGACCTGCCTGGCCCGCCCGGAGTTCCTGGCCCTGTTCAGCACCCGCTACTCCTACCTCGCCGGCGGGGGCGGGCTGCTGCTCACCGCCGCCCTGTGCGCCTACCTGCTGGCCATCCTGGACCAGAACCGCAGGACCAACGCCCTGGTGGCCCTGCGCACGGCGGAGCTCCACCAGGCCAAGGAGCAGGCCGACAAGGCCAGCCAGGCCAAGAGCGACTTCCTGGCCAACATGAGCCACGAGATCCGCACGCCCCTGAACGGTATCATCGGCCTGACCGAACTGGCCCTGCGCACCGGGCTTTCCCCGCGCCAGCAGGACTACCTGCGCAAGATCGACCAGTCCTCGCGGCTGCTGCTGGGCATCATCAACGACATCCTGGACTTCTCGCGCATCGAGGCAGGCCGCCTGGCCACCGAGCGCATCGCCTTCCGCCTGGACGAACTGACCGAGCGGGTGCATGCCCAGTTCAGCGAACGCATGGCGGCCAAGGGCCTGCTCTTCTCCGTGGAGCTGGCCCCCGGGCTCCCGGCCCTGGCCAGCGGCGACCCCCTGCGCCTGGAGCAGGTGCTGGTGAACCTGGTGGGCAACGCTCTCAAGTTCACGGCCCACGGTTCCGTGACCCTGCGTGTGGACCCCGCCCCCTCCGGCGCCCCGCCCGGCGGGGTCCGCTTCTGCATTGAGGACACGGGCATCGGCATCGCCCATGGAGACCTGGCCGGGATATTCGAGTCCTTCACCCAGGCCGACCCGTCCATCACCCGCCAGTACGGCGGCTCGGGCCTGGGGCTGGCCATCAGCCGCGGGCTCGTGGAGATGATGGGCGGCACCATCACGGTGCAAAGCGCCCCGGGCCGGGGCAGCACGTTCTGCGTCATCGTGCCTCTGCCCGGCGCCGAGGGCGGCGAGGGCCGCTCCGGGCCCCGGCCAGCCGCCGCGCCGCCCGCGCCGGACGCCGCCGCCCGCGCCGGGCTGTCCGGCCGCGTCCTGCTGGTGGAGGACAACCCCATCAACCAGCAGGTGGCCACGGAGCTGCTCGCCGCCGAAGGGCTCGTCGTGGATGTGGCCGAAAACGGCGCCCGGGCCCTGGAGATGCTCGCCCGAAGCCCTGGCTACGGCGCGGTGTTCATGGACGTGCAGATGCCGGTGATGGACGGCTACGCCGCCACCCGGGCCATCCGCGCCACCCCGGGCCTGGAAGGCCTGCCCATTGTGGCCATGACCGCCCACGCCATGGCCGACGACCGCCAGCGCTGCCTGGACGCGGGCATGGACGACTACCTGGCCAAGCCGCTGGACGTGGGCGAGGTCCGCCGCGTGCTGCGCCGCTGGGCCGCAGGGGAAGAGCGCGCCCCGGCCATCCCGGGCGCGGCGCCGCCGCCCGCCGCCCCGGGCCTCGACCTGCCCGCCGCCCTGGAACGCCTGGGCGGCAACGCCGCCCTGCTGCACAAGCTGCTGGACGATTTCTTCACGGCCCACGGCGACGCGTCCGGGGCCATCGCCCGCAGCCTGGGCGCTGGCGACAGGGAAGCCGCCCTGCGCGAGGCGCATACCGTCAAGGGCGTGGCGGCCAACCTCGGGCTCATGGCCGTGGCCGAATCCGCCGCCGCCCTGGAGGCCGACCTCAAAGCGCCCCGGGCCCGCGAGGCTGGCCTCGACGCTCTGGCCGACGCCCTGCGGCTGGCCCGCGACAGGACCCGGGAACTGGCCCCTGCGCCTGCCAGCCCGCCGCCCGCCGGGGCCCCGGGCCCGCAGGAGACCCCCGGCGACCCCGGCGCGCTGCTGGAAGCCGTGGCCGGGCTGGTGGCCAGCCACGATTTCACGGCAGCCCGGGCCGCCGCCGGGCTGCGGCCCGCCCTGCGCGCCGCCGGGCTGGACGCCCAGGCCCAGAGCCTGGAGGACGCCCTGGCCCGCTACGACTACCACGCGGCGGCGGCGGCCATCGAGGCCCTGCGCGCCCGCATCCTCCCGCCCCAGGAGAACGGACAATGA
- a CDS encoding M48 family metallopeptidase, with protein sequence MRLIPRLPQGNVNVSQASLLRDFALPLAGVAAVAALLYVLLGLAVDVLAPRIPPDLERRMARHLVDGHPLLREARPAPPALAELAERTRQALGTVPHAVDLRVLASGEVNAFALPGGRVVLTTGLLQALEYENELVFTLGHEMGHLAARDHLRGLGRGLVLAALATLLSGDGDGLGGLLEGMLDLGGRRFSRAQELAADQAGLDAVAALYGHAGGLEKFFDRLGDEGSGGLAALGRTHPEAPRRLAALEAAIRRRALPVAAPLPLRLPRL encoded by the coding sequence GTGCGCCTGATCCCCCGCCTGCCCCAGGGCAACGTCAACGTCTCGCAGGCCTCCCTGTTGCGCGACTTCGCCCTGCCCCTGGCCGGGGTGGCCGCCGTGGCCGCCCTGCTCTACGTGCTGCTGGGCCTGGCCGTGGACGTGCTGGCCCCGCGCATCCCGCCCGACCTGGAGCGGCGCATGGCCCGCCATCTGGTGGACGGCCACCCCCTGCTGCGCGAGGCCCGCCCCGCCCCGCCCGCCCTGGCCGAACTGGCCGAGCGCACGCGCCAGGCCCTGGGCACCGTGCCCCACGCCGTGGACCTGCGCGTGCTGGCCTCGGGCGAGGTCAACGCCTTCGCCCTGCCCGGGGGCCGCGTGGTGCTGACCACGGGGCTGCTCCAGGCCCTGGAATACGAAAACGAGCTGGTCTTCACCCTGGGCCACGAAATGGGCCACCTGGCGGCCCGCGACCACCTGCGCGGGCTGGGGCGCGGGCTGGTGCTGGCGGCCCTGGCCACGCTGCTCTCGGGCGACGGCGACGGCCTGGGCGGCCTGCTGGAAGGCATGCTCGACCTGGGCGGGCGCCGCTTCTCGCGGGCCCAGGAGCTGGCCGCCGACCAGGCCGGGCTGGACGCCGTGGCGGCCCTTTACGGCCATGCGGGCGGGCTGGAGAAGTTCTTCGACCGCCTGGGCGACGAGGGCAGCGGCGGCCTGGCCGCCCTGGGCCGCACCCACCCCGAGGCCCCCCGGCGCCTGGCGGCCCTGGAGGCGGCCATCCGCCGCCGGGCCCTGCCCGTGGCCGCCCCCCTGCCCCTGCGCCTGCCCCGCTTGTAA